Proteins found in one Limnobaculum xujianqingii genomic segment:
- the mrdB gene encoding peptidoglycan glycosyltransferase MrdB (rod shape-determining protein RodA) — translation MSDNKKPTIWTKIHIDPIMTFLLLVLLAYSFFVLWSASGQDPEMMERKISQTILGFGVMLVMAQIPPRVYENWAPYLYIFCVILLILVDVFGQISKGAQRWLDLGVVRFQPSEIAKIAVPLMVARYINRDSCPPSLKNTGIALVIIFFPTLLVAAQPDLGTSILVAASGLFILFLAGMSWRLILVAALAVAAFIPVLWFFLMHDYQRGRVMMLLDPESDPLGAGYHIIQSKIAIGSGGLWGKGWLHGTQSQLEFLPERHTDFIFAVLAEELGLIGVLVLLALYLCVIIRGFMLAAHAQTSFGRVLIGGIVMILCVYVFVNIGMVSGILPVVGVPLPFISYGGSALIVLMAGMGIVMSIHTHRKLLSKNV, via the coding sequence ATGAGCGATAACAAAAAACCAACGATATGGACCAAAATCCATATTGACCCCATTATGACCTTCTTACTGTTGGTGCTGCTGGCCTATAGCTTTTTTGTACTGTGGAGCGCCAGCGGGCAAGATCCGGAGATGATGGAACGTAAAATCAGCCAGACTATTCTTGGGTTTGGTGTGATGTTGGTGATGGCTCAAATTCCCCCCCGAGTGTATGAAAACTGGGCTCCTTACCTGTATATTTTCTGTGTTATCTTACTGATTCTGGTAGACGTTTTTGGTCAGATCAGTAAAGGAGCACAGCGCTGGTTAGATTTGGGGGTGGTGCGATTCCAACCGTCAGAAATTGCTAAAATAGCGGTTCCACTGATGGTTGCCCGCTATATAAACCGTGACTCCTGCCCTCCCTCATTGAAAAACACCGGTATTGCTCTGGTAATAATTTTCTTCCCTACTCTGCTGGTGGCTGCCCAGCCTGATTTAGGAACATCAATACTGGTTGCCGCATCTGGCCTATTTATTCTGTTTCTGGCAGGTATGAGCTGGCGACTAATACTTGTTGCCGCTCTGGCCGTGGCCGCCTTTATTCCGGTTCTCTGGTTCTTCCTGATGCATGATTATCAGCGAGGGCGAGTGATGATGTTGCTCGATCCGGAAAGTGACCCCCTGGGAGCTGGATATCATATTATTCAGTCAAAGATTGCCATTGGTTCTGGTGGGTTATGGGGTAAAGGCTGGCTACATGGAACTCAGTCACAATTGGAGTTTCTGCCAGAACGTCACACTGACTTTATTTTTGCCGTTCTGGCTGAAGAGCTGGGATTAATTGGCGTGCTGGTACTGCTAGCGCTCTATTTATGCGTCATTATCCGTGGATTTATGCTGGCGGCTCATGCCCAGACCAGTTTTGGCCGTGTGCTGATTGGCGGGATAGTGATGATTCTCTGTGTGTATGTTTTTGTCAATATCGGTATGGTTAGTGGAATTTTGCCAGTAGTTGGCGTACCGTTACCGTTCATCAGTTACGGTGGTTCTGCATTAATTGTGCTGATGGCCGGGATGGGTATTGTTATGTCGATACATACCCACAGAAAACTACTTTCGAAAAACGTTTAA
- the rlmH gene encoding 23S rRNA (pseudouridine(1915)-N(3))-methyltransferase RlmH, with translation MKLQLIAVGTKMPDWVQTGFNDYIRRFPKDMPFELTEIPAGKRGKNADIKRILEKEGELMLAAVGKGNRIVTLDIPGRPWETPQLAQQLELWKQDGRDVSLLIGGPEGLAPACKSAAEQSWSLSPLTLPHPLVRVLVAESLYRAWSITTNHPYHRE, from the coding sequence GTGAAACTGCAGCTTATCGCAGTAGGGACAAAAATGCCCGACTGGGTGCAAACCGGATTTAATGATTATATCCGCCGTTTCCCCAAAGATATGCCCTTTGAATTAACAGAAATCCCCGCTGGAAAGCGCGGTAAAAATGCAGATATTAAACGCATTCTGGAAAAAGAAGGTGAACTCATGTTGGCTGCTGTGGGTAAAGGTAACCGAATTGTCACTTTAGACATTCCCGGTCGACCTTGGGAGACACCACAACTGGCACAACAGTTGGAGTTATGGAAGCAGGATGGGCGCGATGTGAGTTTACTGATTGGTGGGCCGGAAGGTTTGGCCCCTGCCTGTAAAAGTGCTGCCGAGCAGAGTTGGTCCTTATCACCATTAACCTTACCTCATCCATTAGTAAGGGTTTTGGTGGCAGAGAGCCTTTATCGTGCATGGAGTATCACAACAAATCATCCTTATCACCGTGAATAG
- the rsfS gene encoding ribosome silencing factor, translated as MQGSELQSFVIDKIEDLKGLDIVRIDVSKISSITDCMIICTGTSSKHVQSIADHVVQSARQAGMLPLGIEGQNAGDWVVVDLDDVIVHVLQADSRQLYELEKLWS; from the coding sequence TTGCAAGGTAGTGAGCTCCAATCATTTGTTATTGATAAAATAGAAGATCTGAAAGGTCTGGACATTGTCAGAATTGACGTCAGTAAAATATCCAGTATTACTGACTGTATGATTATTTGTACCGGCACCTCCAGCAAACACGTTCAGTCTATTGCCGATCATGTTGTTCAATCTGCTCGTCAGGCGGGTATGTTACCTCTTGGTATTGAAGGTCAAAATGCCGGTGATTGGGTGGTAGTTGATTTGGACGATGTCATAGTTCATGTATTGCAGGCTGATAGTCGCCAGTTGTATGAACTAGAAAAACTCTGGAGTTAA
- the mrdA gene encoding peptidoglycan DD-transpeptidase MrdA: MKKEPNAFRDHTAESALFIRRALVALIGVIILIAVLIANLYNIQIKRFEDYQTRSNDNRIKLVPIAPTRGLIYDRNGVVLAENRTIYQLELVPEKISNLKGIMEELRSVVDLDDDDIANFEKERKNSRRFTPIALKTKLTELQIAHFAVNQYRFPGIEIKGYQRRFYPYGSALTHVVGYVSKINTQDLERLAASNQLQDYSATHDIGKQGIEKYYEEVLHGKPGYEEVEVNSRGRVIRQLNEQPPQAGKDIYLTVDLSLQKYIEELLGTRRAAVVVSDPRDGGILAMVSSPSYDPNMFVDGIAYSDYQKLLNDPDRPLINRTTQGTYPPASTVKPYIAVAALSEGVITKKTSIYDPGWWQLPNTDKRYRDWKRSGHGHLDVTRALEESADTYFYQVAYDMGIDRLSGWMRKFGYGEYSGIDIAEEYPGVMPTREWKMKRHKKQWYQGDTIPVGIGQGYWTATPLQMSKSLVTLINDGLVKTPHLLSGTKINGKLVPYQQKENVHIGDIKSGFWEIAKDGMYGVVSRPNGTARRVFAGTPYKAAGKSGTAQVFGLKKNEVYNAKKISEHLRDHALFVGFAPYDSPRVAVSMILENGGGGGGNAGPIVRRILDHILLNDQNTAMPELNASHSDGD, encoded by the coding sequence ATGAAAAAAGAACCTAACGCCTTCCGTGACCACACGGCAGAATCTGCTTTATTTATACGCCGGGCACTGGTTGCTCTTATTGGTGTCATTATTCTTATTGCTGTTCTTATTGCTAACCTCTACAACATCCAAATTAAACGTTTTGAAGACTATCAGACCCGTTCTAATGACAACCGGATTAAGCTGGTTCCTATTGCCCCTACTCGCGGATTAATTTATGACCGTAATGGTGTAGTGTTAGCAGAAAACCGAACTATCTATCAGCTTGAATTAGTTCCGGAAAAAATCAGTAATCTAAAAGGCATAATGGAAGAACTACGCTCCGTTGTTGATTTAGATGATGATGATATAGCTAACTTTGAAAAAGAGCGTAAAAACTCACGCCGTTTCACACCCATCGCGTTAAAAACTAAACTTACAGAGCTACAGATTGCTCACTTTGCCGTTAATCAATATCGTTTCCCTGGTATTGAGATAAAAGGATATCAGCGCCGCTTCTATCCTTATGGTTCTGCCCTGACCCATGTTGTTGGTTACGTTTCAAAAATAAATACGCAAGATTTAGAGCGTCTGGCTGCCAGCAACCAGCTGCAAGATTACTCTGCCACACATGATATTGGTAAGCAGGGTATTGAGAAATATTACGAAGAAGTGCTGCATGGTAAACCCGGTTATGAAGAGGTTGAAGTTAACAGCCGTGGTCGGGTCATTCGCCAGCTAAATGAACAGCCACCTCAGGCGGGTAAAGACATCTATCTGACCGTTGATTTAAGTCTGCAAAAATATATTGAAGAATTACTGGGTACCCGTCGTGCCGCTGTGGTTGTCAGCGATCCGCGCGATGGTGGAATATTAGCTATGGTTTCCAGCCCAAGCTATGACCCAAATATGTTTGTTGATGGCATTGCCTACAGTGATTACCAAAAACTGTTAAACGATCCGGACAGACCGCTTATCAACCGTACCACTCAGGGTACCTACCCTCCAGCTTCAACAGTGAAACCCTATATTGCCGTCGCTGCACTATCTGAAGGGGTTATTACTAAGAAAACCTCGATTTACGATCCCGGTTGGTGGCAACTCCCTAACACGGATAAACGCTATCGCGACTGGAAACGTTCTGGCCATGGTCATCTGGACGTTACTCGTGCACTGGAAGAGTCTGCTGATACCTATTTCTATCAGGTCGCCTATGACATGGGAATCGACCGTCTATCAGGCTGGATGAGAAAATTTGGCTATGGTGAATATAGCGGTATTGATATTGCTGAAGAGTATCCTGGCGTAATGCCAACCCGCGAATGGAAAATGAAACGCCATAAAAAACAGTGGTATCAGGGTGATACTATTCCTGTGGGTATCGGTCAGGGCTACTGGACCGCCACTCCGCTTCAAATGTCCAAATCACTGGTGACGCTGATTAACGATGGTTTAGTTAAAACACCTCATTTGCTCAGCGGCACAAAGATTAATGGTAAATTAGTGCCCTATCAGCAGAAAGAAAATGTCCATATTGGTGACATAAAATCTGGTTTCTGGGAAATCGCCAAAGATGGTATGTATGGAGTGGTATCGCGTCCTAACGGTACGGCTCGCCGCGTATTTGCGGGTACACCTTATAAAGCGGCAGGTAAATCAGGAACCGCACAGGTTTTTGGTTTGAAGAAAAATGAAGTCTATAACGCTAAAAAGATTTCAGAACACCTGCGTGACCACGCACTGTTTGTTGGCTTTGCTCCTTATGATAGTCCGAGAGTGGCTGTTTCAATGATTCTTGAAAACGGCGGCGGCGGCGGCGGTAATGCAGGTCCAATTGTACGCCGTATTCTTGACCATATATTGCTGAACGATCAGAACACAGCAATGCCTGAACTTAATGCATCACACAGTGATGGTGACTGA
- the nadD gene encoding nicotinate-nucleotide adenylyltransferase, which produces MSDRIESGEAIHALFGGTFDPIHYGHLKPVEALAQEVGLNRITLLPNHVPPHRPQPEANTQQRLEMVKLAVAGNPLFSVDERELHRLAPSYTIDTLEEIRHEQGEKIPLAFIIGQDSLLTLHYWHRWQSLLDYCHLLVCARPGYTDKLDTPELEYWLEQHRTTNIDNLKQQANGLIYLAHTPLLDISATDIRRRKHNGISLDDLLPPTVQQYIEQQGLYR; this is translated from the coding sequence ATGTCTGACAGGATAGAAAGCGGCGAGGCTATTCACGCCTTATTTGGTGGTACCTTTGATCCCATTCATTACGGGCATTTAAAACCCGTTGAAGCTTTAGCTCAGGAAGTGGGTCTTAATCGTATTACGCTATTACCTAACCATGTACCGCCTCATCGACCACAGCCGGAAGCCAATACTCAACAACGGCTGGAAATGGTTAAACTGGCAGTGGCTGGTAATCCGCTGTTTTCCGTTGACGAACGAGAGTTACATCGCCTCGCTCCGTCTTATACCATCGATACTCTGGAAGAAATTCGCCATGAACAAGGGGAAAAGATTCCGTTAGCTTTTATTATCGGTCAGGACTCTCTGCTGACATTGCACTACTGGCACCGCTGGCAATCACTCTTAGATTACTGCCATCTTTTGGTTTGTGCCCGCCCGGGATATACCGATAAGCTGGATACTCCGGAGTTGGAGTATTGGCTGGAACAACATCGCACCACCAATATTGATAACTTAAAGCAACAGGCTAACGGTTTAATCTACCTTGCCCATACGCCACTATTAGATATTTCTGCCACCGATATTCGCCGACGCAAGCATAATGGTATTAGTCTCGATGACCTACTGCCACCAACAGTACAACAGTATATAGAACAACAGGGCTTATACCGTTAA